A region of uncultured Carboxylicivirga sp. DNA encodes the following proteins:
- a CDS encoding aldo/keto reductase, with protein sequence MEYRRFGKTNKNISVITLGGMRFKHVWDNPRQEIPSDTQDHCNQLVDQAIRSGINHFETAYGYIKSETAFGRSLNDELKIDRSSYYLMTKGNPNTAEETRRLVEEQLKTLKTDYFDFYAWHGINTDDLLNSACKSGGPVEELLKMKEEGIIKHVGFSTHAPLQTILNAINTDYFEFVNLHYYYFYQGNEAAVKLAQQKDMGVFIISPNDKGGQLYKAPEKIKKAIPNTTPIQWNARFCLSNPAIHTLSFGMTELAHFEEMKGIFPTHVPLNESDQEIKFNLDQMINDDPYASFDAYQLEEDPSELDIPLLLHWRKLWKCYDLLDFAKYRYKELKTPNHWVPGVYATPDAIDKIDFSKVPDNLPLREMLNELHHALYQAPIDFSNLKNSKISLVKKE encoded by the coding sequence ATGGAATACAGACGATTCGGGAAAACAAATAAGAATATTAGTGTGATTACATTGGGTGGAATGCGTTTTAAGCATGTATGGGATAACCCCAGACAGGAGATTCCCTCGGACACTCAGGACCATTGTAATCAATTGGTAGATCAAGCCATTAGAAGTGGAATCAATCATTTTGAAACTGCTTACGGTTATATAAAAAGTGAAACTGCTTTTGGTCGGTCATTGAACGACGAACTAAAAATTGATCGCTCTTCTTATTACCTGATGACCAAAGGAAATCCTAATACTGCGGAAGAAACCCGACGCCTGGTTGAAGAGCAACTAAAAACGCTGAAAACAGATTATTTTGATTTTTACGCATGGCATGGTATTAACACTGACGATTTGTTAAATTCTGCGTGCAAATCAGGCGGGCCGGTTGAAGAACTACTTAAAATGAAAGAGGAGGGCATCATTAAACATGTTGGATTTAGTACTCATGCTCCTCTTCAAACGATTCTAAATGCCATCAATACCGATTATTTCGAATTTGTTAATCTTCACTATTACTATTTCTATCAAGGTAATGAGGCTGCAGTAAAACTAGCTCAGCAAAAAGATATGGGTGTTTTTATTATTTCACCCAACGACAAAGGTGGTCAGTTATACAAGGCTCCTGAAAAAATAAAAAAAGCAATTCCCAACACAACACCTATTCAATGGAATGCGCGATTCTGTTTGAGTAATCCTGCCATTCATACTTTATCGTTTGGAATGACTGAATTAGCCCATTTTGAAGAGATGAAAGGAATCTTCCCAACCCATGTTCCATTAAATGAATCTGATCAAGAGATCAAATTCAACCTTGATCAAATGATAAACGATGATCCTTATGCATCTTTTGATGCTTACCAACTTGAAGAGGATCCATCGGAACTGGATATCCCCTTGCTTCTTCATTGGCGTAAACTATGGAAATGTTACGATTTGCTTGACTTTGCAAAATATCGCTATAAAGAATTGAAGACTCCCAACCATTGGGTACCAGGAGTATATGCAACCCCCGATGCCATCGATAAGATTGATTTCTCCAAAGTCCCGGACAATCTTCCATTACGTGAAATGTTGAATGAGCTGCATCATGCATTATACCAAGCTCCAATTGATTTTTCTAATCTTAAAAACTCAAAAATATCACTCGTAAAAAAAGAATAG
- a CDS encoding 2-dehydropantoate 2-reductase: protein MHIAIIGTGGVGGYFGAKLAQAGNKVTFVARGEHLKAIQKNGLKVKSIDGDFRVEDIAATDNILDIKNPDLIITAVKAWQIKEIREDINKIIHSDTMILPLQNGVLAAEELCEVIDPSHVLNGLCRIISKIEAPGVINHFGVKPEIVFGETNKVQSSRVDILNQLFDEAGIASKASRDIEADVWKKFISICVSALLAVTKTTYGEMCELKETRQMMISLLNEVYDLSQKKGVNIKPDFIDKTVSFIDSFPYKSTSSLTRDVWEGKPSEIDYQNGIVVKLAQKYGIDVPVNRFVYSCIMPMELKARGLGLNGR, encoded by the coding sequence ATGCATATAGCTATAATAGGAACCGGAGGAGTAGGAGGATATTTTGGGGCTAAACTGGCACAGGCTGGAAATAAGGTGACATTTGTTGCCAGGGGAGAACATCTTAAAGCGATACAAAAAAATGGACTGAAGGTAAAAAGTATTGATGGCGATTTTCGAGTGGAAGATATTGCTGCAACTGATAATATCCTGGATATTAAAAATCCTGATTTAATTATTACAGCTGTTAAAGCATGGCAGATAAAGGAAATTCGCGAGGATATCAATAAAATTATTCATTCTGATACAATGATTTTACCGCTGCAAAATGGAGTTTTAGCTGCTGAAGAATTATGTGAGGTGATTGATCCTTCCCATGTATTAAATGGCCTTTGTCGGATTATCAGTAAAATTGAGGCTCCTGGTGTGATTAATCATTTTGGAGTAAAGCCTGAAATTGTTTTTGGTGAAACGAATAAAGTGCAGAGTTCTCGGGTAGATATTTTAAATCAACTTTTTGATGAAGCAGGTATTGCCAGTAAGGCCTCAAGAGACATAGAAGCAGATGTTTGGAAAAAGTTCATCTCTATTTGTGTAAGTGCGTTGCTTGCTGTAACAAAAACAACTTATGGTGAAATGTGTGAATTAAAAGAAACACGTCAGATGATGATTAGTTTGTTAAATGAGGTATATGACTTATCACAAAAGAAGGGTGTAAATATTAAACCTGATTTTATTGATAAAACGGTTTCTTTTATTGATTCCTTTCCATATAAATCCACTTCTTCTTTAACAAGGGATGTATGGGAAGGCAAACCATCTGAGATTGATTATCAGAACGGAATTGTTGTGAAACTTGCTCAGAAATATGGAATTGATGTTCCGGTTAACCGGTTTGTTTATAGCTGCATAATGCCAATGGAGTTAAAGGCCAGAGGCCTCGGTTTGAATGGGAGATGA
- a CDS encoding methyl-accepting chemotaxis protein yields the protein MNEFIKQGIIAIATIPVAYLLLRIIFRKSIMFTFSFYIVLFILFISYTSYFKPLLQGWQSFIVTVINITIGFIVFSYLNKLLRKPLDEAIKQANHLANGEININIEKSELKNELGVLTNSLFNLKSQLMTIITDTHKSINKFEELAKQLKTTSIHVTSGINEQASSLEELSSTMEEMASNIASNNLNSQKASQYASETQEEVIAVHDASMKSLTAVSAIAQQINMITDIAFQTNILSLNAAVEAANAGANGKGFSVVAAEVRKLADKSKEVAASISKEAENSLQLTNFVGDRFEEVVPKIEKSTESIHEISSAGLQQNAGIEQMNEAMQIISQKANGATFVADQMMNNSTDIEDEVKILKKNISYFKV from the coding sequence ATGAATGAATTTATTAAGCAAGGTATAATTGCCATTGCAACAATTCCTGTTGCTTATTTACTTTTAAGAATAATATTTCGTAAATCAATAATGTTTACGTTTAGTTTCTACATAGTATTATTTATTCTATTTATAAGTTATACATCCTATTTTAAACCTTTATTACAGGGTTGGCAATCCTTTATTGTTACGGTTATTAATATAACAATAGGATTTATTGTATTTAGTTATTTAAATAAATTGCTTCGTAAACCTTTGGATGAAGCAATCAAACAAGCAAATCATTTGGCAAATGGTGAAATCAATATTAATATTGAAAAAAGTGAATTGAAAAATGAGTTGGGTGTACTAACGAATTCACTATTTAATCTGAAATCTCAACTAATGACCATTATAACTGATACACACAAAAGTATTAATAAATTTGAGGAATTGGCTAAACAGCTGAAAACTACATCTATTCATGTAACCAGTGGAATAAATGAGCAAGCATCTTCTTTAGAGGAACTTTCTTCAACAATGGAAGAAATGGCTAGTAATATAGCCAGTAACAATTTAAATTCTCAAAAAGCATCGCAATATGCTTCAGAAACACAAGAGGAAGTTATTGCAGTGCACGATGCGTCCATGAAAAGTTTGACTGCAGTTTCTGCTATTGCTCAACAAATAAATATGATAACTGATATTGCTTTTCAAACAAATATATTATCACTAAACGCAGCAGTTGAGGCTGCAAATGCTGGTGCAAACGGTAAAGGCTTTTCGGTTGTTGCAGCAGAGGTTCGCAAACTGGCTGATAAAAGTAAAGAAGTAGCTGCATCAATCTCCAAAGAAGCCGAAAATAGTTTGCAACTTACAAATTTTGTTGGTGATAGGTTTGAAGAGGTAGTGCCGAAAATAGAAAAATCAACTGAATCGATTCACGAAATATCGTCTGCCGGACTTCAACAAAATGCGGGAATTGAACAAATGAACGAAGCAATGCAGATTATATCACAAAAAGCTAACGGAGCAACTTTTGTTGCAGATCAAATGATGAATAATTCAACTGATATTGAAGATGAAGTTAAAATTCTAAAGAAAAATATCTCCTATTTCAAAGTTTGA
- a CDS encoding response regulator transcription factor yields the protein MIRILLVDDHAIVREGIKLIVNKIKDFIIVGEYSNGLVWINNFNAVKSDIVLCDIDMPQMDGIQATKQALAMDSDLKIMILSMHMESDYYYDALLAGVKGFILKQSSSTDLEKGIRRVFSGQTFFSEELLYKAVIENEADRKKNNKIELNEDDLILLTNICKGYSNKQLADELCVSIKTIEKNKSKLMRKTDTVNNAGLIVWAVKSKIVKL from the coding sequence ATGATTCGGATATTACTGGTTGATGATCACGCAATTGTAAGGGAAGGTATTAAGTTGATTGTTAATAAAATCAAGGATTTTATCATTGTTGGAGAATATTCCAATGGGTTGGTATGGATAAATAATTTTAATGCCGTTAAATCTGATATCGTTTTATGCGATATTGATATGCCCCAGATGGATGGAATTCAAGCAACTAAACAGGCGTTAGCAATGGATTCTGACCTGAAAATAATGATTCTTTCGATGCATATGGAAAGCGATTATTATTATGATGCTCTTTTAGCAGGTGTTAAAGGTTTTATTTTAAAACAGTCTTCTTCTACTGATTTAGAGAAAGGTATTCGTAGAGTTTTTAGTGGACAAACTTTTTTTTCTGAGGAACTGTTATACAAAGCCGTTATAGAGAATGAGGCTGATAGGAAAAAGAATAATAAAATCGAATTAAATGAAGACGATTTGATTTTGTTAACCAATATTTGTAAAGGATATTCGAATAAGCAATTGGCTGATGAATTGTGTGTTAGTATAAAAACCATTGAAAAGAATAAAAGTAAGCTAATGCGAAAAACTGACACTGTAAATAATGCAGGATTAATCGTTTGGGCAGTTAAAAGTAAGATAGTAAAATTATAA
- a CDS encoding calcineurin-like phosphoesterase family protein — protein sequence MKYIKLIIAFSFVLSFVVGQEKENIAASDSNQETKSVLQAKGFIFNDANQNGVKDNSEKGIGGVLVSNGIDIVKTDKKGKYEIPVSDDAVIFVIKPAGWMTPLNEYNLPQFYYLRKEKGSPDNYKFKGIEPTGELPNLINFPLYPKQESDVFKVLVFGDTQPYNLEQVDFLAEDIITELVDKNDILFGMTMGDVVGDNLNLYKPLNETINQIGIPWYNVMGNHDVNYMSPDDKQSDDTFKRVYGPSTYAFVYGKVHFIVLDDILHHEEVGSTKYEGGLRPEQLTFVSNYLKEVPKEDLVVLNMHIPFDLQGRSFRSADQDKLFDLLKDFPNTLSISGHTHLLNNYYFNTANSSWQQNAPHHHFNAGATCGSWWCGLRNENDVPHTMMRDGVPNGYAFVNFNGTDYVIDWKVAGGAEDHQMNIYVPRGVVAHSSDTTLLTVNFFKGCEQSQVKYRIKGQTNWKEMKRVEKFDPYYEKIAQRWLNFKKINLDKVWLADSTLTVHDFPGSPLIGPAKTNHIWEANIGTDFDAGRYIIEVEAKDRYGRTFTAYQSLRIEEQ from the coding sequence ATGAAATATATTAAATTAATTATTGCATTTTCTTTTGTGTTATCATTTGTTGTAGGTCAGGAAAAAGAAAATATAGCTGCGTCAGATAGCAACCAAGAAACTAAATCTGTTCTACAAGCCAAAGGTTTCATTTTTAATGATGCAAATCAGAATGGGGTAAAAGATAACAGCGAGAAGGGAATAGGAGGTGTGTTGGTATCAAATGGAATTGATATTGTAAAAACCGATAAGAAAGGAAAATACGAAATACCAGTATCGGATGATGCAGTCATTTTTGTAATAAAACCTGCCGGGTGGATGACTCCTTTGAATGAATATAACTTACCTCAGTTTTATTATCTACGTAAAGAAAAAGGATCACCAGATAATTATAAATTTAAAGGTATAGAACCTACTGGGGAATTACCCAATTTGATTAATTTTCCATTATATCCAAAACAAGAATCAGACGTATTTAAAGTTCTTGTTTTTGGTGATACTCAACCATATAATTTAGAGCAGGTTGATTTTTTAGCTGAGGATATCATAACAGAATTGGTAGATAAAAATGATATATTATTCGGGATGACAATGGGTGATGTGGTCGGAGACAATCTGAATTTATATAAACCTTTAAATGAGACTATTAATCAGATCGGTATTCCTTGGTATAATGTTATGGGTAACCATGATGTGAATTATATGTCACCCGATGATAAACAGTCTGATGATACTTTTAAAAGGGTTTATGGGCCTTCAACTTATGCTTTTGTTTATGGTAAAGTCCATTTCATCGTTTTAGATGATATTCTTCATCACGAAGAAGTGGGTTCAACAAAGTATGAAGGTGGATTAAGACCAGAACAATTAACTTTTGTAAGTAATTATTTAAAAGAAGTTCCCAAAGAAGATTTGGTAGTGCTCAATATGCATATTCCATTTGATTTACAGGGAAGAAGTTTTCGCTCTGCCGATCAGGATAAATTATTTGATTTGTTAAAAGATTTTCCAAACACTCTTTCAATTTCCGGTCACACTCATTTATTGAACAATTATTATTTTAATACAGCAAATAGTAGTTGGCAACAGAATGCGCCACATCATCATTTTAATGCTGGAGCAACCTGTGGAAGCTGGTGGTGTGGTTTACGTAACGAAAATGATGTACCACATACAATGATGAGGGATGGAGTGCCCAATGGTTATGCTTTTGTCAATTTCAATGGAACTGATTATGTGATTGACTGGAAAGTTGCCGGAGGTGCTGAAGATCATCAAATGAACATATATGTGCCACGGGGTGTAGTTGCACATTCATCAGATACAACATTACTAACCGTGAATTTCTTTAAAGGTTGTGAACAGTCCCAAGTGAAGTATCGGATTAAGGGACAAACGAACTGGAAGGAGATGAAAAGGGTTGAAAAATTTGATCCTTATTACGAAAAGATAGCACAACGTTGGCTAAACTTTAAAAAAATTAATCTGGATAAAGTATGGTTGGCAGATTCAACTCTGACTGTACATGATTTTCCGGGATCTCCATTGATTGGACCAGCTAAAACGAATCATATTTGGGAGGCAAATATAGGAACTGATTTTGATGCAGGCAGATATATTATTGAAGTAGAGGCTAAAGATCGATATGGAAGAACATTTACAGCATATCAATCATTGCGTATTGAAGAGCAGTAA
- a CDS encoding response regulator transcription factor has protein sequence MEENKIFSVIIADDNQDFIVGLKILLSRFKHLQIIGEANCGIDLLKHPKLFLADIAIIDINMPDLNGIDVGKQINFINPRIKLVAVSLYEEEVYLQDLITSGFRGFVSKVHVANKIGDVLNIVSDSQYAFPHQIKLKSDK, from the coding sequence ATGGAAGAGAATAAAATTTTTTCAGTAATTATAGCTGATGATAATCAAGATTTTATAGTTGGTCTTAAAATCCTTTTGTCAAGATTTAAACACCTACAGATAATAGGTGAAGCTAATTGTGGGATTGACCTTTTAAAGCATCCTAAATTATTCTTGGCCGATATAGCAATTATTGACATTAATATGCCTGATTTGAATGGTATCGATGTTGGTAAACAAATAAATTTTATAAATCCAAGAATTAAGTTGGTTGCAGTATCTCTTTATGAGGAAGAAGTTTATTTACAAGACTTAATTACTTCAGGTTTCAGAGGGTTTGTAAGTAAAGTTCATGTTGCGAATAAAATAGGCGATGTTTTAAATATAGTTAGTGATTCGCAATATGCATTTCCACATCAAATTAAACTAAAGTCAGATAAATAA
- a CDS encoding HAMP domain-containing sensor histidine kinase yields MVLNRLARRFYLSDKETDKIILEKYYQFLPQLILKYYKVLLPFMLTVFISYCFTDHYLRKIPELTYTRIPAIVMIIFLMVIQYSPLKQKRNLVVTSNNLYVLSMLFMGVGIISITIKHNLINPGITAFIMLNVGSYFFIKGFRSILLVYSIPLAVSILALVYGLPHYKVKHVEFINPLVIYIGVIAVSILSEKARFKEFYYKTKLAEEKNRTDNLYKEVVNQNSELITLNKAKKEALSELTVANTTKDKLFSIIAHDLRQPFSVLIGLSKVLIEDRKFLTEEDLIEFHKQIHLASESTYKLLENLLHWSMTQTNSLVLNPSSYSINALIQEVVSEVFPSSEQKQIEIKIQLKSDELVFVDRDAFMAITRNILSNAIKFSEPKSEIHISTLIKNQKIELSIKDYGSGINKDTLDKISNSIIVESKPGTKNEKGTGLGLALCRDLVYRSKGSILFESEPGQGTTVRLELPVTSYEN; encoded by the coding sequence ATGGTATTAAATCGTCTTGCCAGAAGATTTTATCTTTCTGATAAAGAAACTGATAAAATTATTCTGGAAAAATATTATCAGTTTCTTCCACAATTAATACTTAAGTATTACAAGGTACTACTACCTTTTATGCTAACAGTATTTATTAGCTACTGCTTTACAGATCATTACCTTCGTAAAATACCAGAGTTAACGTACACACGTATTCCCGCGATAGTAATGATTATTTTCTTAATGGTTATTCAATATTCACCACTTAAGCAAAAAAGAAACCTTGTTGTTACAAGTAATAACCTCTATGTATTAAGTATGTTATTTATGGGAGTAGGAATTATTTCCATCACGATAAAGCATAACTTAATAAATCCAGGTATCACAGCTTTTATAATGTTAAATGTTGGTTCATATTTCTTCATAAAAGGCTTTCGTTCTATCCTTTTGGTATATTCTATTCCATTAGCCGTCTCCATTTTAGCTTTAGTTTACGGCTTACCTCATTACAAAGTCAAACACGTCGAATTCATCAACCCATTGGTAATATATATTGGAGTTATCGCTGTTAGTATTCTTAGTGAAAAGGCAAGGTTTAAAGAATTTTACTACAAAACCAAACTGGCTGAAGAAAAAAATCGCACCGATAACCTTTATAAAGAAGTTGTAAATCAAAATTCCGAACTGATTACTTTAAATAAGGCTAAAAAAGAGGCTTTATCAGAGTTAACTGTGGCAAATACGACCAAGGACAAACTATTCTCGATCATTGCTCATGATCTGCGTCAACCTTTTTCGGTATTAATTGGACTATCAAAAGTTCTGATTGAAGATCGCAAGTTCTTGACGGAAGAAGATTTAATAGAATTTCATAAACAAATTCATTTGGCATCTGAGTCAACCTATAAATTGCTTGAGAACCTGCTACATTGGTCAATGACCCAAACTAACTCTTTAGTGTTAAATCCTTCATCTTATTCAATTAATGCGCTAATTCAGGAAGTTGTATCTGAAGTATTTCCGTCATCTGAACAGAAGCAGATAGAAATAAAGATTCAACTAAAAAGTGACGAGCTTGTTTTTGTTGACAGAGATGCATTCATGGCAATTACAAGAAATATTCTTTCAAATGCAATTAAATTCTCTGAGCCAAAAAGTGAGATTCATATAAGTACATTGATAAAAAATCAAAAGATAGAATTATCAATAAAAGATTATGGATCAGGCATCAATAAAGATACATTAGATAAAATTTCAAATTCAATTATTGTTGAATCTAAACCGGGAACCAAAAATGAAAAAGGTACAGGACTTGGCCTAGCACTCTGTCGTGATTTAGTATACAGATCCAAAGGTTCCATTCTATTCGAAAGCGAGCCAGGACAAGGAACAACGGTTAGGCTTGAACTGCCCGTCACATCTTATGAGAACTAA